The genomic segment TGTGAACATATTGGAATATATTGTGGATAATTCAGTATCAATTTATAGAGAAGCTGTGGATAAATATAAGAATTATCAGATTAAGGAATTAGTTAATAAAGGATTTAATAAGGATCAATTATCAAATATTCTTATAAATAAAGGTTACCCAGCATTAATATCTAAGCTTCCAAGTCTATTAAATGGAAATATTAAAAAAATTGCAAAAAATAGTTTAAGTAAATATGACGAGGATGAAATATGCGATATAGTTCAAGATTTTATGGGAAGTCAACTTAAACCACTTTCTGTTTTTGGTGCTGTTTTAGGTACTGTAGTTGGGATAATATATCAATTAATATTTCCAAATTCTATTGGACTTTACGGATTTCCAAGTAATATGTTTAATGGATTGTTGTCACTTGGAGTTATGGCATTTATAGGATACATAACAAATGTTGTAGCCTTGTGGATGATTTTCCATCCATACAAAGAAAATAAAATTATATCTAAAATACCATTTTTTAAGAAGTTTGCATTAGGATATATACCGGCACATAAAAATGAGTTCGCAATTGGAATGGCGAAACTAATTGATGAAGAATTATTAAACAAAGAGGAAATTAATAAAAGTTTCAATTCTCATAAGGATAATATGTCTTCAGTACTAACTACCTTAGTTAAAAATAATAATTATCAAATTTTAGTTGACTTTGCTAGAAGTAAAAAGAATGATTTTGTAAAGTATATCTATAAAATAATCTTAAAGTATTGTAATAGTAGTTCAGGTTTATCCGAAGGAATTACTAACAGATTAAAAGAAAGCAAATTTGATAATTTTATCAAGGAAAGTTACATTCAGAATGGAATACCTAAAATAATAAGTAGTATTAGTAATAGTAAAAGTTCTTTAACGAAGTTTATAGAAAATAAAATATCTTCAAATTACAAAATTGGTGATGTTATTTCAGAAGATATACTTATTGAAATTCAAAGTTATATTCAAGAGGAAGGCAATAAGCTTATACAAGATAATCTTAGTACTATTGAAAAGGTAGATTTTATAGATTTAATTACAAAAGAATACAAAGATTATTATTCTGTAGCGATAAAACAATCATGTAAAGAGGTTATAGGTAAAGATTCTATAGAAAAAGCAAAAGTTAATATAGGGAAATATGCATATGAATATTTTTCTAATGATTTTAAAATATATTTAGAAAATATGATAAGCAAATATTTATGTAATGGCTTAGATGAAAATAATGATGTGGGATCAATGTTTGATGGTAGAGTCAAGAATGTAATTGATAATAATCTGCATCCTATAACGTCTTATTTTTCAAATAAATTAATTGTTTACTTAAAAAATAATCAGAATATTATAACTGAAAATGTACAAGAAACTATTAAGAGTGAACTTAATTTCTTTGAGAAGATAGCCTACGCAACTTTTGGTGGAGATGACATAGCATATAGAGTTGTTGATATTATACTAAATAAAAAACTTCCTTTAATGCTAAGAGAAGAGAACGATAAACTTATTAATACTACAAAAGCTGCATTAAATGAAAGTATATACCCTATTAGATTGAGTGAATTAAATATAAAGGGTGAAGAATTTAATATTCGAATATTAATAAATAATTTATTTGAACAATTTGATAAGAATGTTAACTTTGAAGGATATATTTATAATGCAAGTGATTTAATTTTAGATTCATTAGCTGTGGCTCCACTTTCAGAATATCTTGAATTATTTGGATTAAGCAATTTAGATTCGATTTATAAGAAGTTTTTTGAGGAAGTCAATATTATAAAAGAAGATATATATAGAAGCATAAATATTAATAAAGATAAATTATCTATAACAATAGAAAAGTTCTTTAATGAAAATATGTTGAAAAATTTATTCAACATTGAATTTAATTCTGTATTATTAAAAGGAATTGATAGATATGAAATTGAAAATTGTATAAGTAATATTTTAAGCATAATTATTGAGAGCGAAGAATCAAAAAAATCGATATCTATGTTTATGGAAAGTTTCTATGAAAATACATTATCGGAATTAAAGATAGAACAAATTATTGATGTAAGTACTCTAAGCAATGATCTTGATAGGGTTATTAAATATATTTTCGCTAATGCAGAATTTAACCAAAAAATTATGATTG from the Clostridium beijerinckii genome contains:
- a CDS encoding DUF445 family protein, translated to MLTFIFLLAFQGFSGGVAGYITNKYAVDMLFKEYTPLKLGGVIKKKKEKFIEEISELVERDIINADTLRSEMPNININTYIKQMAQTFFEKQLSNSLGNTKIAEIDGFSESILKSEEFIRNNLNILLPELIDGLMRNVDLQDILSEKQISKVINSCYELLICEFENADAVNGFISDLYKENSNITLADIFSKEVQKKLTDNIIECVENIFNNDILSDEKSCKMFLDNMLSNINVDATLVKLQDSIGSRDINHFITETQQEEVISRLFIKITEFINSSEGKDLILKITNEIVSIGKNIDFTIYEILPKEMKKSLTNFIKIAIPKVMPYILEWISSNKSSLDEMIESAIDEAIQDIDESIKKLIISKVRNALMGDVSSKNNIVNKIISYINNNFDDESSDKIVTSIIDYLKDTKVKNIVESLEKYNLATSDDVAEIITKVFAAHGKNTLRILIKSQFSKKVNEIAKLDLLKLFNTKLKPMLYESIFKNKTRLCKNINTLIAQFINSKSDEIFHKKLSELFKDKSVFSLSNKFSIWANNLLRKNKDTYSEKLEEVILSNVKKLKIGDILSNYNVNILEYIVDNSVSIYREAVDKYKNYQIKELVNKGFNKDQLSNILINKGYPALISKLPSLLNGNIKKIAKNSLSKYDEDEICDIVQDFMGSQLKPLSVFGAVLGTVVGIIYQLIFPNSIGLYGFPSNMFNGLLSLGVMAFIGYITNVVALWMIFHPYKENKIISKIPFFKKFALGYIPAHKNEFAIGMAKLIDEELLNKEEINKSFNSHKDNMSSVLTTLVKNNNYQILVDFARSKKNDFVKYIYKIILKYCNSSSGLSEGITNRLKESKFDNFIKESYIQNGIPKIISSISNSKSSLTKFIENKISSNYKIGDVISEDILIEIQSYIQEEGNKLIQDNLSTIEKVDFIDLITKEYKDYYSVAIKQSCKEVIGKDSIEKAKVNIGKYAYEYFSNDFKIYLENMISKYLCNGLDENNDVGSMFDGRVKNVIDNNLHPITSYFSNKLIVYLKNNQNIITENVQETIKSELNFFEKIAYATFGGDDIAYRVVDIILNKKLPLMLREENDKLINTTKAALNESIYPIRLSELNIKGEEFNIRILINNLFEQFDKNVNFEGYIYNASDLILDSLAVAPLSEYLELFGLSNLDSIYKKFFEEVNIIKEDIYRSININKDKLSITIEKFFNENMLKNLFNIEFNSVLLKGIDRYEIENCISNILSIIIESEESKKSISMFMESFYENTLSELKIEQIIDVSTLSNDLDRVIKYIFANAEFNQKIMIAIDAIVQNAINNNFYFISDRSKDYLISKTIETGLNSVGDYIVPILRKINLKNISNKQIELLNPKEIDVMFNSFAGDFFNKLRLYGVFGFVFGINAGLSFILWIIDWRYSKKYNDKNSKALKEM